In Setaria viridis chromosome 5, Setaria_viridis_v4.0, whole genome shotgun sequence, the genomic stretch CTTATAATGCCAATTTGGTTAAGGACCAGAATATGGAATTTGTGAGACGCAAGCACACATAGTTTCTGTTAAGTGCATCTTTGCTCGCATAAAGTTATCAACCAAACTGGGCAATCTTGAGTAATTTGTCTACAGAAGTTAAATGAACTAAAtagaagagatggtctcaaCCATCATGGACCAGAGGCGTATGTAACCAAGTCCTGCACACAAGAATGTTTAATAACCGGTAGCATGGTaccaatacaatacaacaaaCAGTGATCCAGTTCACTGGTAAAAATGTCTAGGATCCCACCATATACTTGCACCAGAAGAAACTAAGAGATCTACAACTCTTTTTTGAACCGAAACAGATCTGCTCCTAAAAAACAAATAAGTTTAATGCGACATGATCTGATCTTTCCTTTTCTATACTAAACCCAAGGTACATGACCTGAGTGAGCCATGTTTCAGCAATCCTACTGTACAACAAATAGCTTCATCTGGATTGCCTCTAGAAATTGTATACCTACTGATCTCCAGTGATTGACTCCCAGACCTGAATGCTGGACAGAATATAGACATTAGCAGATGCCAAACATCATGCCCATGGTTTGGCATAACAAATGAACTGCCTTGTCAATTGTCATCTTCAGCAAGTATTGACTAATCTGACTCATTACATCAGGTCAACAAAGATGAGGATCTGTGCTTCTGATTGTCAGAAGTGTAATGCAGCTTGATGTCGTAAAGGCAACTTGCTTTAGAATAGGCTGGTTACAGTGAAAAATGGTTGTTGTGATGCATGATTCGAGCGAGAAGACACAAGTCCTTGCTGCTTGGACTGATGAACCTTCTAGCTCTGTATATGGTTGGGCTATTAGTGAGAAGCATCTCTAATCTTTTGGTACATCCTCCTGTATATGGTAGCTCCTTCTAGCTCTGCATGGATTTCTCTTTCTGTCCGGATTCCCATTGGATTGTCCAGAAGCCATCCTTCATTGTCACAGTGAAGATCTTTATCAACACAATCAACATGTTCCAAAATGTCAGAGTACCCATCAAATCTTTCTCTCATGTCTGCAGCTACTTCCAGTACATCTGATTGTATGAGAACCTAATAAGTCAAATACACTGAGATGTCAACTTGATGAAATAAAGAACACGTCTGCAGACATTATAGACAAACGGGTGATATCAACTGCAAAAtcaaaatgacaacaaaaactAGCCTTAGTTTAAAGTAAAAAAGCATATTGGTCTGAATAGATAGTTTTGCATTGTGTTATCAAAGTTTTAGTCAGTGCCGTGCAATGCATAGAGCATGCAGTATTACTATAAGCGGAGAAACCATAATTATTATTACAGGTTACAGCTAAGAAAGGAGTCAAACAAACACTATATGGATCATGCCTTTGAGATTGGCAAGGCAAAGCTTGAATACTAAGTTGAGATGATAAATATGCTGCATAACATTAAGATGATCTTACAATTAAACCATGCCTGGTTTAGTGTGCTCGAAAGAACTCAATGTACAGGTGTTAAACTATACTCAATGTAATGTATTTTAACAGCCCTTGAGAATATAGTTTTCATCAAAGGCCTCTCTTGCAAATGACAGCTGTTTGAAGACTGACataacttaaaaaaaatgctaCTAGGGAAAATTTACACTGCATTGTTTGACAGCATTTTCTCTAGGTAAAATCAGATGACACATCACACCTACAAATCTCCACAAGTATGGCTAGAAATCTAAAACAGACAAAATTGATATTAGTCCAAATCTAAGGGAGTTCATTTTTGGAAAAGACTGATGCACAAAGAGCACTAACCTGAATGCAGCTTAGTAAACAGAAAAATCTTTTCATGAAAAAACCATCCATTATTGAACTGTGTACAGAATTGCCATACCTGCCCTCCTAAACAGAGATTCTTGGTGATTGAATCGACCAATGGTGGCTGTAGAACTCTTCTTTTGTGATGTCTCTTCTTAAAGTGTGGATCAGGACACTACAAAACCAGCAGATAGACAATTCGAATCTCACTTCCATAACACCGGGAAACAACGAAACACTGAACCAGCATAGCTCTCACTGAGCTGACAGACATAACTAAAAAGACTGATGGTGCACCTGGCTACACTCACCAGTATTGAAACAAGTGACAAGGGGCCAGGGTATGACGATATGATTTTCTCAAAAGACACCGTTGCATTTGCAAACATAAAATAGCTGTGAAAAGAGAATAATTCCAAGTGTAAGGAATTATTATTGCATGATAAGAAAGAGCAAATACCTAATTCAGATGTAAGGAAACTTACATGTTCCTAAGCCCCAATTCATTCACCCAAAATTGTGTTCGCTCCACCAACTACACAAACAGAGAAAGCATAACATCACCAAACTAAAAAATTCAATAATGTGCCATCCATTCCAAAAGCAAACAAGAAACCTTAGAATCACTAAAACCTTTTCCCGGATTTCCAGCCCAAGGTAGTTCCGCCtctggcctgagttctttgcaTGCCAAATCAAGAACCTCCCACTCCCTGAACATCAATATTCCCTAAGAACTTTTCTTCAAGCAATATATCACCCCCAAACGAACAAAATTAAATTGCGCACCGCAGCCGATGTCAACCATGAGGGGCAGCAGGGGGTCCTCGAACACTTCCTTCCAGTCTGGTGGCTCCGTGGGTTCCTACGCACCGTGCAATTGAGAACAAATTAGAGGAATGCAATGAGGGCATGTGCTATCTTGGCAATCTTAAAATATTGGTGGAATTGGGAGGACATTACGGAGAAGGATGAGCTAAGCGGGTTCACGTGCTGCCGGATGCGCAGGTGCTGGCCCCTCTGCGTACAGAGACGGATGAGCGGTGAGATTGGTAGAGCAGGCATTAGGAATGAAGTGAAGAAGAGTGGAGTGCAGACATTGGTGTATAGCGGCCGGAGGTTGAGGTCGGCGTACTCCTTGTCCACCGCGTCGGGGCTCTGCGTGGCAAAGCACCGGGCCCGGGacgggggagggcggcgggcggaggggaggCGGATGAGGCGGCAGCACAGTGTGGCCGTGGCCGTCCAAGCCATACTGCGCTATGGTCCCggctgctgccaccgccgccgccgccgccgcctgttggAGCTCGACACCAGGGGAATAGGGGTTTATCTGTAAGATTGTCAACACTAGGCAATGTGAGATTTTCGCCAACCTACGAATTTTAGTAacttttttcttaaaaatacACTGAAACTCTCTCATTctcaaaatattattataattaaTCTAAGTTATAAACTATTCAAATCTGACTAAATTTATATAAGAAAAAATAGTCATATCTACATCACAAAATTCGTACACCATCGTAACTGATTTTGTAATAATAGTTTGATGTGGTAGATCTTGATATTATTTGGAAGATACTATTTATGAGTTGCCTCAGATCTTGTTTTCTTTCAGGCAACCAACCTCAACCGGCGAATggtgttttcttttcctttagcAGCATCTCTTAGTTTCGATGCAACTGATGTCGATCGAGCCTATCTCACGCTCTCCTGCCTCCCGCTCGCCTCCATCCATCCCCGCCGTGTCATCGCCGTGGATTCCGCCACCATGATGCTAGaatgataaaaaaaacttaACACCTCT encodes the following:
- the LOC117856855 gene encoding uncharacterized protein isoform X2 — its product is MAWTATATLCCRLIRLPSARRPPPSRARCFATQSPDAVDKEYADLNLRPLYTNRGQHLRIRQHVNPLSSSFSEPTEPPDWKEVFEDPLLPLMVDIGCGSGRFLIWHAKNSGQRRNYLGLEIREKLVERTQFWVNELGLRNIYFMFANATVSFEKIISSYPGPLSLVSILCPDPHFKKRHHKRRVLQPPLVDSITKNLCLGGQVLIQSDVLEVAADMRERFDGYSDILEHVDCVDKDLHCDNEGWLLDNPMGIRTEREIHAELEGATIYRRMYQKIRDASH
- the LOC117856855 gene encoding uncharacterized protein isoform X1; this translates as MAWTATATLCCRLIRLPSARRPPPSRARCFATQSPDAVDKEYADLNLRPLYTNVCTPLFFTSFLMPALPISPLIRLCTQRGQHLRIRQHVNPLSSSFSEPTEPPDWKEVFEDPLLPLMVDIGCGSGRFLIWHAKNSGQRRNYLGLEIREKLVERTQFWVNELGLRNIYFMFANATVSFEKIISSYPGPLSLVSILCPDPHFKKRHHKRRVLQPPLVDSITKNLCLGGQVLIQSDVLEVAADMRERFDGYSDILEHVDCVDKDLHCDNEGWLLDNPMGIRTEREIHAELEGATIYRRMYQKIRDASH